The following proteins are encoded in a genomic region of Terriglobia bacterium:
- a CDS encoding Xaa-Pro peptidase family protein has protein sequence MKSRMAIGIVFSLVFAGSLTSFAGGPLLFDKTEYAARRARLMEKIPDGVAILLGATPATGYGEFVQNNDMMYFSGVEIPNAALIIDGRSKTSTLFFTITDGGARNEGISLDLVHNAAAVTGIERVSPIDQFTPVLSRVASSGAVLYTSFKPEELARECSAEKFGIVQNAMTLSLWDGRLTRELQFVMNLREKFPQAVVKDAAPFIWELRSIKSAAEIDQLRKVGRLGVEAHKAMMRATRVGAPEFEMSAAFEYAAKKAGARDLAYNVIISSAENHPYLHYYRHDRILKSGDFIVVDAGPTLDYYVTDISASYPADGKFTPRQREIYEAALAIQEACKQVYRPGIESRDVQPLVLEILKKKGFDIGKDLFKIRTMQTGISHNVGMAVHDVSAGPRGALRPGMVFACDIYAVFPGEDLGVRVEDTIVITETGCENLTPGVPRTVAEIEAFMKK, from the coding sequence ATGAAGAGTCGGATGGCGATCGGTATAGTTTTTTCCCTGGTGTTTGCCGGCAGCTTGACCTCGTTCGCGGGCGGGCCGCTTCTGTTCGACAAGACGGAGTACGCTGCCCGTCGGGCCAGGTTGATGGAGAAGATCCCCGATGGGGTGGCGATACTGCTCGGCGCGACGCCCGCCACCGGCTACGGTGAATTCGTCCAGAATAACGACATGATGTACTTCTCGGGAGTGGAGATACCCAACGCAGCACTCATCATCGACGGGCGGTCGAAGACGAGCACGCTCTTCTTCACCATCACCGACGGCGGCGCCCGCAACGAGGGGATCAGCCTGGACCTCGTCCACAACGCCGCGGCCGTCACCGGCATCGAGCGCGTGTCCCCCATCGACCAGTTCACGCCGGTCCTGTCCCGAGTGGCCTCTTCCGGCGCGGTCCTCTACACCTCGTTCAAGCCGGAGGAACTGGCCCGCGAATGCTCGGCCGAAAAATTCGGCATCGTGCAGAACGCCATGACCCTCAGCCTATGGGACGGCCGCCTCACGCGTGAACTGCAGTTCGTCATGAACCTGCGTGAGAAATTCCCCCAGGCTGTGGTAAAGGATGCCGCGCCCTTCATCTGGGAGTTGCGCTCGATCAAGTCGGCAGCCGAAATCGACCAGCTGCGCAAAGTCGGCCGCCTCGGCGTGGAGGCCCACAAGGCGATGATGCGGGCCACGCGGGTCGGGGCTCCGGAATTCGAGATGTCGGCCGCCTTCGAGTACGCCGCCAAGAAGGCCGGCGCGCGCGATCTCGCCTATAACGTCATCATCAGTTCGGCCGAGAACCACCCGTATCTCCACTACTATCGCCATGATCGCATCCTCAAGAGCGGCGACTTCATCGTCGTCGATGCCGGACCAACCCTCGACTACTACGTCACTGACATTTCCGCCTCCTACCCGGCCGACGGGAAGTTCACGCCGCGCCAGCGCGAGATCTACGAGGCCGCGCTGGCGATCCAGGAAGCCTGCAAGCAGGTCTACCGGCCCGGCATCGAGTCCAGGGACGTCCAGCCCCTTGTCCTCGAGATCCTGAAGAAGAAGGGCTTTGACATTGGGAAGGACCTGTTCAAGATCCGGACGATGCAGACGGGCATCAGCCACAATGTCGGCATGGCGGTCCACGATGTCAGCGCCGGGCCGCGCGGTGCGCTCCGGCCGGGGATGGTGTTCGCCTGCGATATCTATGCCGTCTTCCCCGGGGAGGATCTGGGCGTGCGGGTCGAGGATACGATCGTCATAACCGAGACAGGCTGCGAGAACCTTACGCCGGGCGTGCCCCGGACAGTCGCCGAGATTGAAGCATTTATGAAGAAATAG
- a CDS encoding transposase — MATERLSLLPDGRLLSRLKRRRHNGTTRMIFELRELIEKLAAPVPPRRFDPGT, encoded by the coding sequence ATGGCCACCGAGCGGCTGTCCCTGCTGCCCGACGGTAGGCTGCTGTCTCGCCTCAAGCGCCGCCGGCACAACGGAACCACCCGTATGATTTTCGAGCTCCGCGAGCTGATTGAAAAGCTCGCCGCGCCCGTGCCCCCGCGCCGCTTTGATCCCGGGACATAG